A region from the Fusarium musae strain F31 chromosome 1, whole genome shotgun sequence genome encodes:
- a CDS encoding hypothetical protein (EggNog:ENOG41), with protein MSSRALEKDQAHRHEKFLVRQETKVEKYWKRVGLHKVHPESITGEALDKDDDIPMSEEEEDRGEDTDHHLNTDNPTIHVHGSKAAIE; from the exons ATGTCATCCCGGGCCTTGGAGAAGGACCAAGCCCATCGACATGAAAAGTTCCTGGTCAGACAG GAGACCAAAGTCGAAAAGTACTGGAAG CGTGTCGGTTTGCACAAAGTACATCCGGAATCCATCACGGGGGAAGCGCTGGACAAGGACGACGACATCCCGATgagcgaggaagaagaagaccgtGGCGAAGACACAGATCACCACCTCAACACCGACAATCCTACCATCCACGTCCATGGTAGTAAGGCTGCTATTGAGTAG
- a CDS encoding hypothetical protein (EggNog:ENOG41) codes for MSLTQSKKKSQKAGLLDLPNELLFSIIDDEVMSWRDHFNIHHASSRLFQLTFKQFYDGRRDIFEFACSHGNLDLMIECLKHRDVPTSQLWEGTGPRRVYITPLDVLSSGFLGGNFSADDYIKVAEWLFVNGYHTQRVVRTRGELRTIPVFPPYVLTMFSTATDTDSHRGICRVTEFLISKGLGFPSKSLRRVSIERRNVHPGYPEFAEGYDSIMEIILQSAFPLYLFEIFLNSMLSDRGLTLKSRLAPGDRVNIDWHEWTGFRELVCILFDDLFAPWTYKADSPIYVSDTFEAKIRLLVKHDGINGNEQSVLENILGSLRRIETKQRDNGRLNFERDGTWCWRELCVSIYLTPFLGRRVWSRHSRVDSPRAIRPVVERPVHEFVIPRTWYP; via the coding sequence ATGTCTCTTACTcaaagcaagaagaagtccCAGAAGGCAGGTCTACTTGATCTACCCAATGagcttctcttctccattattgatgatgaggtaATGAGTTGGAGAGATCATTTCAACATCCACCACGCATCATCTCGACTCTTCCAATTGACTTTCAAGCAGTTTTACGACGGTAGGCGAGATATTTTTGAATTTGCTTGCTCTCATGGCAACCTTGATCTCATGATTGAGTGTCTCAAACACAGAGACGTTCCCACCAGCCAACTCTGGGAGGGAACGGGGCCACGCAGAGTCTACATTACACCGCTTGATGTCCTTTCATCTGGGTTTCTGGGTGGGAACTTCTCGGCTGATGACTACATCAAAGTGGCTGAGTGGTTGTTCGTCAACGGGTATCATACCCAACGAGTCGTACGGACCAGGGGAGAATTAAGAACTATTCCTGTTTTTCCTCCCTATGTGCTGACCATGTTCTCAACAGCGACAGATACGGATAGCCATCGTGGCATCTGCCGGGTAACTGAGTTCCTTATCAGCAAGGGTCTGGGATTTCCGTCTAAATCACTACGCAGGGTGTCTATCGAGAGGAGGAACGTACATCCAGGCTACCCGGAATTTGCTGAGGGCTACGACAGCATcatggagataatactgCAGTCGGCTTTCCCCCTGTATCTGTTCGAGATCTTTCTCAACAGCATGCTCTCCGATCGGGGACTGACTCTCAAGTCTCGCCTCGCCCCTGGCGATCGAGTTAACATTGACTGGCACGAATGGACAGGATTCCGCGAACTGGTCTGCATCCTTTTCGATGACTTATTTGCTCCGTGGACATACAAGGCAGACAGCCCCATCTACGTTTCCGATACCTTTGAGGCTAAGATACGACTGCTGGTCAAACATGACGGGATTAATGGCAATGAGCAGTCAGTGCTCGAAAACATCCTTGGATCTCTGCGTAGGATCGAAACAAAGCAGAGAGATAATGGCCGTCTCAACTTTGAACGTGACGGTACATGGTGCTGGCGCGAGCTCTGCGTCTCCATCTATCTGACCCCTTTCCTGGGCCGGAGGGTATGGAGTCGGCATTCTCGAGTAGACTCGCCGCGAGCAATTCGCCCCGTGGTCGAGAGACCCGTGCATGAGTTTGTAATCCCTAGAACATGGTACCCCTGA
- a CDS encoding hypothetical protein (EggNog:ENOG41~CAZy:PL1), with translation MPSLFKTLFAVAAALPSVLGALPTRAEGFASSTTGGGSAGAVYPKTAAELVSYLGDSSARVIYLDRTINFIGTEGTASETGCAPWGTGSKCQTAINQNNWCGNYQPNAPKVNVKYDKAGILGIKVGSNKSLIGVGSKGVIRGKGLRIVGSKNVIIQNIHITELNPQYVWGGDAITLDNTDNVWIDHVTTSLIGRQHIVLGNNACNRVTISNSKIDGTTNWSASCNNYHYWGLYFAGSNDLVTFKNNYVYRISGRGPKVSGNTLLHAVNNFFHDVPDHAFEIDSGSVLAEGNIFQNVKYPVDSKGYQGQLFGVPTSGSPCAASLGRNCQLNGFGSSGTLGGTNTGFLSNFKGKTIASASDYNSAKNVMTSAGFGMA, from the coding sequence atgCCTTCTCTCTTCAAGACCCTCTTCGCGGTCGCCGCCGCTCTGCCCTCCGTCCTCGGTGCTCTTCCCACCCGCGCCGAGGGCTTCGCTTCCTCCACCACAGGAGGAGGCAGCGCTGGAGCCGTCTACCCAAAGACCGCCGCCGAGCTCGTCTCCTACCTCGGCGACTCTTCCGCCCGTGTCATCTACCTCGACCGcaccatcaacttcatcggCACCGAGGGTACCGCCAGCGAGACTGGTTGTGCCCCCTGGGGAACTGGATCCAAGTGCCAGACTGCCATCAACCAGAACAACTGGTGCGGCAACTACCAGCCCAACGCCCCCAAGGTCAACGTCAAGTACGACAAGGCCGGTATCCTGGGTATCAAGGTTGGTTCCAACAAGTCCCTGATCGGCGTTGGCTCCAAGGGTGTCATCCGCGGCAAGGGTCTCCGAATCGTTGGTTCCAAGAACGTCATCATCCAGAACATTCACATCACTGAGCTTAACCCTCAATACGTCTGGGGTGGTGATGCCATTACCCTCGACAACACTGACAACGTCTGGATCGACCATGTTACCACTTCTCTCATCGGTCGTCAGCACATTGTCCTCGGGAACAACGCCTGCAACCGTgtcaccatctccaacagcaAGATCGACGGTACCACCAACTGGTCTGCTAGCTGCAACAATTACCACTACTGGGGTCTCTACTTCGCCGGCTCCAACGATCTCGTCACCTTCAAGAACAACTACGTTTACCGCATTTCCGGCCGTGGCCCCAAGGTCTCTGGCAACACTCTCCTCCACGCCGTCAACAACTTCTTCCACGATGTCCCTGACCACGCTTTCGAGATCGACTCTGGCTCCGTCCTCGCTGAGGGTAACATCTTCCAGAACGTCAAGTACCCCGTCGATTCCAAGGGTTACCAGGGCCAGCTCTTCGGTGTTCCCACCTCTGGCTCTCCTTGTGCTGCTTCTCTTGGCCGCAACTGTCAGCTCAACGGCTTCGGCAGCTCTGGTACTCTCGGTGGCACCAACACTGGCTTCCTCAGCAACTTCAAGGGCAAGACCATTGCTAGTGCTTCTGACTACAACAGCGCCAAGAACGTCATGACCTCCGCTGGCTTCGGCATGGCCTAA
- a CDS encoding hypothetical protein (EggNog:ENOG41~BUSCO:EOG09260KWP), translating to MDPSRRESSTTGHQLGDSSGNASPSDTRHPLAQAESAVLREAEGLSESFQSTDTVRRRPEGYGSISGPAASGSAQRSKETSQERSSARATQSSRPARGPERMRSATRLRKPPMPRRPSSNTPYRGGVFSADDDVHEVEADAAERQQSYRRRPQLSTQLSRVQSRTNEDEENEDTNDDNGESTESPAEAQGDEEETTPVEGQDDSDSDVSEAESFTLKDRQQAINQTHPFGIRVWKPALYKKDRSIQKFAQADIHSAPGGRVSSWLLAFNLLWTLLFGWWLASFAAIGAIVCLLFSAAPSGREYGRVLWGLAGYLFYPFGKFVRLEKDETYMDEDQDEGRSISEYEQWQSGDLEYGRLFFGPDRNRSIVGRSRRSIDSEPSETESLLGRGRRGESSELPPRVKRRLFGRGQWNIGRVIFFIFFYCLISPSLLLVSGICWFLVFWIPMGKATFLLFDHLRRHPLALSFETDIRYIREDDGPSSSVLLCTYRAVGTRYWKYTVDGTNIFLINLMVVVVFVIADWIVLEGIFHVEGFITSPAFLFCAGLLSIIPLAYFIGQAVASISAQSSMGVGAAINAFFATVVEVFLYCVALTQGKGQLVEGSIVGSIFAGILFLPGISMCFGAIKRKTQRFNARSAGVTSTMLLFAIVGAFGPTLFYQIYGTHELNCMDCEDYNTGENRDCRRCYFSQAPSLSDRFYLEAVRPYCYMAAAMLFFSYLIGLWFTLRTHAAVIWNAEVEEKRHEEHMHSSSLRTSQVHSHPHTHSQNTAETSSADVRDTQLYKRILGQSLKQSGYTEDLSRQSSITGQTAPANGSASTPHVVPPKSSGGDQSRSALHVPGLSDADNKILQREVTEIAAAAATIASRERMSRKPSTVPPTHAPGARPSASRQHTHTHAETEGPATEAHQAHGGHDAPNWSRAKSSIILLGATVLYAIIAEILVDTVDVVLESFSIDQKFLGITLFALVPNTTEFLNAISFAMNGNIALSMEIGSAYALQVCLLQIPALVFYSAFWPGVPEGGDPALYTFSLLFPQWDLVTVILCVFLLSYMYGEGKSNYFKGSILMLTYLVVVIGYYFSGFTDDAMGMERFDVMGADGKYQSYKTIGRSTKGMAFPA from the exons ATGGATCCCTCGAGACGGGAGAGCTCGACGACTGGGCATCAACTTGGCGACTCGTCTGGCAATGCATCTCCGTCGGATACGCGTCATCCGCTTGCCCAGGCCGAATCTGCCGTTCTTCGCGAAGCAGAGGGCTTGTCAGAAAGCTTCCAGTCCACTGACACTGTGCGGCGGAGACCGGAGGGTTATG GCTCGATAAGCGGTCCAGCTGCTTCAGGTTCAGCTCAACGATCAAAAGAGACGTCTCAAGAGCGCAGCTCGGCTCGTGCTACCCAATCTTCACGTCCTGCAAGAGGCCCGGAGAGAATGCGATCTGCCACTCGACTACGAAAGCCACCAATGCCTCGACGCCCATCCTCGAACACGCCTTATCGCGGCGGTGTTTTCTCAGCCGATGACGATGTACACGAGGTAGAGGCCGATGCCGCCGAACGTCAACAATCATATCGTCGACGACCACAGCTCTCGACCCAACTCTCTCGAGTTCAATCGCGCACgaacgaagatgaagaaaatgaagaCACCAACGATGATAATGGCGAATCGACCGAGAGCCCTGCTGAAGcacaaggagatgaagaagagactaCACCAGTCGAGGGCCAGGACGACTCAGATAGCGACGTCAGTGAAGCCGAGAGCTTCACCCTCAAGGACAGACAGCAGGCCATCAACCAGACTCACCCCTTCGGTATTCGTGTATGGAAGCCAGCATTGTACAAGAAGGATCGTTCAATTCAGAAGTTTGCACAGGCAGACATTCATTCAGCGCCTGGTGGAAGAGTGAGCAGCTGGCTTCTAGCTTTCAATCTGCTCTGGACCCTTCTGTTTGGTTGGTGGTTGGCTTCGTTTGCAGCTATTGGGGCCATCGTATGTCTGCTCTTTTCTGCTGCTCCTAGTGGGAGAGAGTACGGAAGAGTACTATGGGGTCTCGCAGGATATCTGTTCTACCCCTTTGGTAAGTTTGTCCGCCTGGAAAAGGACGAGACCTATATGGACGAGGACCAAGATGAAGGACGCAGCATTTCTGAATACGAGCAATGGCAAAGCGGAGACCTAGAATACGGCCGATTGTTCTTTGGACCTGATCGCAATCGCTCAATTGTCGGACGTTCGAGAAGAAGTATTGATTCTGAGCCTAGCGAGACAGAGAGCTTGCTTGGACGTGGCCGACGTGGTGAATCCTCTGAGCTTCCTCCCCGAGTCAAGAGACGACTTTTTGGACGTGGCCAGTGGAATATTGGCCGTGTCATCtttttcatcttcttctactGTCTCATCTCGCCTTCGCTTCTCCTTGTATCCGGTATTTGTTGGTTCTTGGTTTTCTGGATCCCCATGGGCAAGGCTACATTCTTGCTGTTTGACCACCTCCGACGTCATCCCCTGGCTTTGTCTTTTGAGACCGATATTAGATATATccgtgaagatgatggcccGAGCTCTTCAGTCCTCCTCTGCACATACCGTGCTGTAGGAACTCGATACTGGAAGTACACTGTTGATGGTACCAatatcttcctcatcaacctcatggTTGTCGTCGTCTTTGTTATCGCGGATTGGATTGTCCTTGAGGGCATCTTCCATGTTGAAGGATTCATTACATCTCCAGCCTTCCTCTTCTGTGCTGGACTCCTGTCTATCATCCCTCTGGCTTACTTCATCGGACAAGCTGTTGCATCGATCTCGGCTCAGTCTTCGATGGGTGTGGGTGCCGCCATCAACGCTTTTTTCGCAACTGTTGTTGAAGTCTTCCTCTACTGTGTTGCTCTTACTCAAGGCAAGGGACAGCTCGTTGAGGGAAGTATTGTGGGAAGCATTTTCGCAGGTATCCTGTTCTTGCCGGGCATTTCCATGTGCTTCGGTGCTATTAAGCGAAAGACACAGCGCTTCAACGCCAGGTCTGCCGGTGTGACATCAACCATGTTGCTGTTCGCTATCGTTGGCGCCTTTGGTCCTACTCTGTTCTACCAAATCTACGGCACCCATGAGCTCAACTGCATGGACTGCGAGGACTACAACACCGGCGAAAATAGAGACTGTCGTCGCTGCTACTTCAGCCAAGCTCCTTCACTCAGCGACAGGTTCTACTTGGAGGCTGTTCGACCTTACTGTTACATGGCAGCAGCcatgttgttcttctcataCTTGATTGGTCTATGGTTCACTCTTCGAACTCACGCTGCCGTCATCTGGAACGCAgaggtcgaggagaagcgacATGAAGAACATATGCATTCATCCAGCCTTCGCACTTCTCAAGTTCACAGCCATCCTCATACTCACTCTCAAAACACCGCCGAGACCAGTAGTGCTGATGTTCGCGATACTCAACTTTACAAGCGTATTCTGGGACAGTCTCTTAAGCAGTCTGGCTACACAGAAGACCTTTCTCGTCAGAGCTCTATAACCGGACAGACCGCCCCTGCCAATGGCTCAGCTTCGACACCCCATGTTGTGCCTCCTAAATCCAGCGGCGGTGACCAATCTCGCTCTGCTCTTCATGTCCCTGGTCTGAGTGATGCCGACAACAAGATCCTCCAACGCGAGGTGACTGAGATTGCTGCCGCGGCTGCGACAATTGCCTCCCGCGAACGCATGTCACGAAAGCCATCAACTGTACCCCCCACTCATGCTCCCGGCGCTCGTCCTTCTGCGAGCCGTCAACACACCCACACGCATGCCGAGACTGAGGGCCCTGCTACTGAAGCTCACCAAGCACATGGCGGTCACGACGCGCCCAACTGGAGTCGTGCCAAGAGttccatcatccttcttggaGCAACTGTTCTGTATGCAATTATCGCTGAAATTTTGGTTGATACTGTGGATGTTGTTTTGGAAAGCTTCTCGATTGATCAAAAGTTCCTTGGTATCACCTTGTTCGCCCTTGTTCCCAACACTACGGAGTTTTTG AACGCCATCTCCTTCGCTATGAACGGAAACATTGCACTCTCTATGGAGATTGGTTCGGCTTACGCTCTGCAAGTATGTCTGCTCCAAATCCCTGCACTCGTCTTCTACTCGGCCTTCTGGCCAGGTGTCCCAGAGGGTGGTGACCCGGCGCTGTATACTTTCTCGCTTCTCTTCCCCCAGTGGGATCTTGTCACTGTCATTCTGTGCGTATTCTTGCTGAGCTACATGTACGGTGAGGGAAAGAGTAACTACTTCAAGGGCAGCATTCTTATGTTGACCTACTTGGTTGTCGTCATTGGCTATTACTTCAGTGGATTTACGGATGATGCTATGGGCATGGAGCGATTCGACGTCATGGGAGCTGATGGTAAATACCAGAGCTACAAGACAATTGGTAGATCGACGAAGGGTATGGCATTCCCAGCATGA
- the LET1 gene encoding 26S protease regulatory subunit 8, protein MALDEYYHNKIEAMKLEILKGQAALRRLEAQRNDYNSRVRLLREELGLLQQPGSYVGEVVKVMSTKKILVKVHPEGKYVVDVSDSVDIGKLTPGKRVTLLSDSYKLEKMLPSSVDPLVSLMMVEKVPDSTYDMIGGLDQQIKEIKEVIELGLKHPELFESLGIAQPKGVLLYGPPGTGKTLLARAVAHHTACKFIRVSGSELVQKYIGEGSRMVRELFVMAREHAPSIIFMDEIDSIGSSRVEGSSGGDSEVQRTMLELLNQLDGFEPTKNIKVIMATNRLDILDPALLRPGRIDRKIEFPPPSVEARADILRIHSRKMNLTRGINLTKIAEKMNGCSGAELKGVCTEAGMYALRERRVHVTQEDFELATAKILNKHDDKEVSLGKLWK, encoded by the exons ATGGCGCTCGACGAGTACTACCACAACAAGATCGAGGCTATGAAGCTTGAGATCCTTAAGGGACAAGCCGCGCTTCGCCGCCTCGAAGCTCAGAGAAATGACTACAACTCCCGCGTGCGATTGTTGAGGGAAGAGTTGGGTCTGTTGCAACAGCCTGGTTCCTATGTCGGAGAAGTCGTCAAGGTCATGAGCACCAAGAAGATTTTGGTTAAAGTTCACCCTGAGGGCAAATATG TGGTCGATGTGTCGGATAGTGTTGATATCGGCAAGCTCACACCAGGAAAGCGAGTCACCCTCCTTTCCGATAGCTATAAACTCGAGAAGATGCTCCCCTCCTCCGTCGATCCTCTTGTCTCCCTCATGATGGTAGAGAAGGTTCCCGACAGCACATACGACATGATTGGTGGTTTGGACCAGCagatcaaggagatcaaggaagTTATCGAACTTGGTCTTAAGCACCCTGAGCTCTTCGAGTCTCTTGGAATTGCACAACCCAAGGGTGTCTTGCTATATGGCCCCCCTGGTACTGGAAAGACACTACTGGCACGAGCTGTTGCTCACCACACTGCCTGTAAATTCATCCGAGTGTCAGGTTCCGAACTGGTCCAGAAGTACATTGGTGAGGGTAGTCGAATGGTGCGAGAACTCTTCGTCATGGCTCGAGAGCACgccccatccatcatcttcatggaCGAAATCGACAGTATTGGTTCCTCACGAGTGGAGGGTTCTTCAGGAGGAGACTCTGAAGTCCAGCGAACTATGCTTGAGTTGCTGAACCAGCTGGATGGTTTCGAACCTACTaagaacatcaaggtcatcatggccaccaATCGTCTTGACATTCTCGACCCCGCCCTCCTGCGCCCAGGACGTATTGACCGAAAGATCGAGTTCCCCCCGCCCAGCGTCGAGGCCCGAGCGGATATTCTCCGCATTCACAGCCGCAAGATGAACCTCACCCGTGGTATCAACCTCACCAAGATCGCGGAAAAGATGAACGGGTGCTCTGGTGCTGAGCTGAAGGGTGTGTGTACGGAAGCAGGCATGTACGCTCTCCGAGAGCGAAGAGTGCACGTCACACAAGAAGATTTTGAGCTTGCCACGGCAAAGATTCTCAACAAGCACGACGATAAGGAGGTGTCTCTTGGCAAGCTTTGGAAGTGA